A single Geoalkalibacter sp. DNA region contains:
- the wecC gene encoding UDP-N-acetyl-D-mannosamine dehydrogenase, with the protein MQSNVKKIVVMGLGYIGLPTASLLATKGHHVVGVDINKAAVDTINQGEIHIVEPDLDILVKSAVHSGKLRASLVPEEADIFIIAVPTPFKDGYTPDMTCVEAATRTIAPFVAVDNMIILESTSPVGTTERIRDILAEERPDLFNAAGGKTMARVMISHCPERVLPGQILKELVSNDRIIGGIDQTSREKTAEFYRSFVSGQVLVTDARTAEMAKLTENSFRDVNIAFANELSLICDRLGINVWELIELANRHPRVNILQPGPGVGGHCIAVDPWFIVSAAPEEAKLIRMARQVNDGKPHWVLEKVKSKAEKFKHPVIGCLGLAFKADIDDLRESPALEITRELIASGVGRVMACEPNVQGGFEEFPLYEIQDVLREADILLLLVDHQEFKGVDRELLKEKVVIDTRGVWR; encoded by the coding sequence ATGCAATCGAATGTAAAAAAAATTGTGGTTATGGGCCTCGGTTATATTGGGCTACCGACGGCATCCTTGCTGGCCACCAAAGGCCATCACGTCGTCGGTGTTGACATCAACAAAGCCGCGGTCGATACGATCAACCAGGGCGAGATTCATATTGTCGAGCCCGATCTCGATATCCTGGTCAAATCAGCAGTGCACAGCGGTAAGCTGCGCGCTTCTCTTGTCCCCGAAGAAGCCGACATTTTTATCATTGCCGTACCAACGCCCTTTAAAGATGGGTATACACCGGATATGACCTGTGTCGAAGCCGCGACCCGCACGATTGCGCCGTTTGTCGCAGTGGACAATATGATCATCCTGGAATCGACCTCCCCTGTAGGGACCACCGAGCGCATCCGCGACATTCTCGCCGAAGAGCGCCCCGACCTGTTCAACGCAGCAGGCGGCAAGACAATGGCGCGAGTGATGATTTCCCATTGCCCTGAGCGGGTTTTGCCAGGCCAGATTCTCAAAGAACTGGTTTCGAATGACCGCATCATTGGCGGCATCGATCAAACCAGCCGTGAAAAGACCGCCGAGTTTTACAGATCCTTTGTCAGTGGTCAGGTGCTGGTGACGGATGCACGCACCGCTGAAATGGCGAAGTTAACCGAGAATTCTTTCCGGGACGTCAATATCGCCTTTGCCAACGAGTTGTCGCTGATCTGTGACCGGCTGGGCATCAATGTGTGGGAGCTGATCGAACTGGCCAATCGCCATCCGCGCGTCAACATTCTGCAACCGGGGCCGGGTGTGGGCGGGCACTGCATTGCCGTTGATCCCTGGTTCATTGTGTCGGCGGCACCGGAAGAGGCGAAGCTGATCCGCATGGCGCGGCAGGTGAATGACGGTAAGCCGCATTGGGTGCTGGAGAAGGTCAAGAGTAAGGCGGAGAAGTTCAAGCACCCGGTCATCGGCTGCTTGGGATTGGCATTCAAGGCCGATATCGATGATTTGCGTGAGTCGCCTGCGCTGGAAATTACCCGGGAGTTGATTGCAAGCGGGGTTGGCCGGGTGATGGCGTGCGAGCCGAATGTGCAGGGTGGATTCGAGGAATTTCCTCTTTATGAAATTCAAGATGTTTTGCGTGAGGCGGATATCCTGCTGCTGTTGGTTGATCACCAGGAGTTTAAGGGGGTTGATCGGGAGTTGCTGAAGGAGAAAGTGGTGATTGATACGCGGGGAGTGTGGCGGTAG